TATTACTACTatgtataaaaacaacaaaacatataaaagaaataaaatacaagttaACACACTCACAGCACTATTAGCTTGtgagaaaaaattttttttgaaagTTGATGCAGCTGTAATTGACCTCAGGTCAACAGGTAGCTTGATCCAAAGAACAGGACCGCAGTGACCAAAAGTACCCTCAGCACACTTGGATCTAATGCTGTGCGCCATTTGCCTGGAATGCTGAAAAAGGGAGCGACATCATTTCCGTGTTGAATGCGCTGTAGTAGtgaaacaggattttttttttgttgttgttccttAACAAGGGAGAGCTATTCATGCATCAATATAGCgtaaaacctgttttttttttttttgtttttttttttaaatttattattattgtgtgtgtttgcgcttAACTATGCTGCTGCAGCATATACATGGATCGAACCTGATCAATGCTCAGTGTATGGCTTATTTAGTGAGTCACAAATGCACAACAATGGGCGTACAGATTATAGGTTTTACAATTCTACTCTCATTATTATTTCAAGGCTTTGGTAACATTATTTTGCACCTttagattaatataaaataagtaaaaaaaaaaattaatatttagaaatataaagttttttttttttgtctccatggGCCAGGAAAACTCTGAGCCACTGACCTGGGGCTGTTGGGTTAGatgctgaattattattaacattaattttttAACATGTACACCATCAGAACACCTGTTTTCTGCaacaggaaacacaaatacattgaaaggagtttttttttttttttttaattgacatGTTTTATCAGTTTAACTTAAACACTGcaatttctaaaatggaaaccagtgaatagttcattttaaaatgttttctcttttgaatatttatgatTTCTCattaagacaaaagtattttccAATTATTCAGTAATTGATGGAcgaatcaatagaatactcgaGTACTAAAATAATTGCCCTGCAAGATTTCTGACTTGCTCACTGTGTTTCAGAGTGTTGGTGAATTTTGCTTCACAAAACTAAAGGATCAGCACCAGTCATTAACCCTCTTAACACCGGGCGATTGCCACTGaagcacctgttacctgccctaaCTTGCCTTGAACAGCTGGTCAACACAGAGCGTATCACCGCCGAAACGTCAGATCAAATGTActtttgaattaccgtaattacatgacctttgtcctatcagaaaaattcaaacggtttctgaaagctgagaaatttcgcggtaattgttgccagaagtctgcGGACGGTGGGCCATTTGAAGTACGTTTTGTCGCCCGCAACAGGTTCggtattaaagggttaaaagcAGCATTAAAAAGGCCGAAAGGTCATAAACATCTGCAAATAGGACTTAACGACAGGGCTGTTTTTATCGGACTGCAATAAAATCTGTATGCATGCAGTAAATTGGCAAATGAGTGTTTAATCCAGCTGTCTGAACTGTATAAATTCCAGCCAGTGTTGACAAATCCATTCCAGATGCGCAAAATCAGTAATTTGATTGAAGAGCACTGATGACGATGTGACGTGTGGGTATAATGAGTTACTTACACTTCTTGTTATGTCATTTTGTCACAGACCAACCAGAGACAAAGAAAGTGGCTACAAATGATGGTGAGGGATCCAATGATGCAGTTGTACTTTGGTCATTTTCTACCTACAATAGGCCAAAAATATGCAAGAATTTGAAATTTGTCcccttaaacttttttttcttttttcctttgctaTTAGATCATCTTCTTGCAGCCTTTTCAGGTATTGGAGGAATGGCTGGTCCCCCAAGGTAGACAAGTTAAATTTTAACACTTACCTAAACTGTACTTGGCTTTATTGTATTATAAAGTTCACACTAATTTATCATTGTTATTTTCAGGTCAACATCAGAAGAATTTAAGGTCCCAGATGGGATGGTTGGCTTCAGTAAGTGTTCGTTTAAACATCAGTGTAAacataatttttctgttttttttttttttttttttttttttttataattgatATTTATTCTATTTTGTCCCCTTCTTTTCTAGTTATTGGAAGAGGAGGTGAACAAATATCACGCCTCCAGCAAGAGTCTGGATGCAAAATACAGATTGCCCCTGGTAGGTTTGGATTTGTTGCTGATACTGACATCTCAGTATCATCAGCAGTTATTATAATAACTGTTGTAGGAGGGTTTTGTTCTTCACAGCTTCTTCTCTGTGTTGTAGACAGCGGAGGGATGCCAGATAGGTCAGTGACATTAACAGGACTACCAGAATCAATCCAGTAAGTGTCAACTCTGTCCAGACCCAGTCTGCAGAAACCCTGTGCAAGTTAGAGAGGGCAGCACACTGactttgaataaaatattagccattataattttttttccgtACTCGAGCAGCTCTACTTTCACTCATCAATCTCAaggatttcagagcctgtatgATGGTAATTTTTCTTCCGTCAGGACGGCAAAGAGGCTACTAACAGAGATCGTTGAGAAAGGACGTCCGGCCCCGGCGTTCCACCACAACGATGGCCCAGGAATGACTGTTCAGGAGATTATGGTCCCTGCTTCTAAAGCTGGACTTGTCATTGGCAAGGGAGGAGAAACCATCAAAAGTCTTCAGGTAAGCGTCAAGtcaaagtgagagagaaaaatataCACAGTGAAGTGCGAAcactaacttttttttgtttgtttgttttcctttcatttgtaTGTGCAGGAACGAGCTGGAGTGAAAATGGTTATGATCCAAGATGGACCCCAAAACACAGGTGCAGACAAACCACTACGCATTTCTGGAGAACCTTTTAAAGTTCAGGTGAGGTTTCAGTTGGGGTTAGTTTTCAGCCAGAGTGTGATTCTGTTACTTTTTTATTTGATCTACATTTAGACCGTGCTGTAATAAGATGTGCTTTGTTTTCTCCCCAGCAAGCCAAAGAAATggtgatggagctgatcagagATCAGGGCTTCAGGGAGCAGAGGGGCGAGTACGGCTCAAGGATCGGAGGAGACAGCTTAGATGTGAGTACTTGTCATATGTTTAATTTTTCACTTCGTGGATGAGGGTTTCGGATCTTGTTAAATTTGCGTTTCTGCCTTCTTATCATTCAGGTTCCCGTCCCACGTTTTGCAGTAGGAATTGTTATCGGGAGAAACGGAGAAATGATCAAGAAAATACAGAATGACACAGGTGTCAGGATTCAGTTCAAACCAGGTGAGCCACTAAGACGACATTGATGAGACAAATCAGTTGGTTTAAAAGATGGTCTATGACGAAAACTCATGCACCACGCTGACAAGCTGATGTATAACCCCAACCCTATAATCTGAGACCAGAACATGTAGCGCACCACTGGCTGGAGAAACGGATTAATCAAATGCTAGAAAACGATACATTTGTTTGATGCAACGGCAGTAACAGAAATTGAAGCTAAAGTTATGTTTCAGTTGTCTCAAATTACCCTCTTTCCGCTCTCCAGACGATGGCACAACACCAGACAGGATAGCGCAGATCATGGGGCCTCCTGACCAGGCTCAGCACGCAGCAGAAATCATTTCCGACTTGTTGAGGAGCGTCCAGGCTGGAGGACCTCCAGGACACGGAGGTGGCAGGGGACGTGGTCGCGGCCAGGGCAACTGGAACATGGGCCCCCCTGGTGGCCTCCAGGAATTTACCTTCACAGTCCCAACCATAAAGACGGGCCTGATCATTGGGAAAGGTAAGTTGCTCCTCAGCAGCGCTGGACTCCAGCTCAGTTATTAAACCAAGAGTTCAGTGCACTCTTAAAGAGCCACACGTGCACTTTTGGACTTAAGTAGAGAACCTTTGGAGTTCAAAATAACATAACTTTGGAGAATATAAATTATTACAAAACAACTTGAAAGCACAAGTAAGAGATCACCTTAGAGACTACTTAATGGTTTAAAATGTGAATGGTCTGTGATGAAAACTCATGCACCACGCTGATGAGCTGATGTATAACCCCAACCCTACAATCTGagacctgaacacacacatgaaacataGAAAAGGTGACACAAAGCTGTTAACCTGCACATATTTTACTTTGTCCGTGTAGTCCAACTCCACTAAAACGCTGACCATGTTTTGGACTTTCCAGGTGGTGAGACAATCAAGGGCATTAGCCAGCAGTCTGGAGCCAGAATCGAGCTCCAGAGGAATCCTCCACCCAACGCTGACCCCAACATTAAGATGTTTACAGTCAGAGGGTCTCCTCAACAGATCGACTATGCGCGGCAGCTGGTGGAGGAGAAAATTGGGGTGAGTGTTTTTATAATCAGCCTTCGTGTGAAGACTCCAGAtttattttccttccttttttttaactgactgcACTGGGTTTCTGTTCAGGGACCTGTCACGCCGATGGGTGGCCCACACGGCCCTCCTGGTCCACATGGAGGGCCAGGCCCACATGGTCCCCCAGGACCACCCGGACCCCCTGGTGCTCCCATGGGTCCATACAACCCTGGACCATACAACCAGGGCCCACCAGGACCACAGTAAGTACTGTAGTCTCCTCTTTGTGATTGTAAGAATATTTTAACACAAGTGACTGAGAAATGATGGttacttatttttttccatcagcGGTCCTCCTGCTCCGTATCAGCCTCAGGGGTGGGGCAACGGCTACCCACACTGGCAGCAGGGCCAACCTGATCCAAGTGAGTGTTTGCTTAATAGTAGGTGCACTGGCGCTGCTGTCATTGTTGTTCAAAAAGCTCTTTgccatatttttaatgttttaaatcgGTGCTTAGTTAGAGGTTAGTAAGAAAATCTGTAGGTCATTTTCAGTCTCAAGAAACATAAGGCAGTTTTTTGGTAGCGCACACACCTTTGTGCTGTTGGACTTCTTTCAGGATAATTTTCAGGGGAGACAGATGTGCATACTCTGAGTTTGGTACTTCATATTGAGTCTATACAACTCCTGTTCAGGGCTTGATTGGTAACACTTTGAGAAGGCAACAAgcagccttttaaaaaaaaatgcagcaaccCAGCAGAAACGAGATGAAAAACAATGTAACAAACAGGAGTGGGAAGACGATGACGAGGCGCTGCAGGGCTGCTGAATGAGCCCAGAGAGATTTCGAGTAAGAGAGTGAGACATTTGTTGAACAAGCTAAAGGATGGGGGCTCCGTTGAAGAAAACAAGTGGCGAATAAGAGAAATGAACATCATTTTCAGAGTATTTTACAGCGGTTCTAAAGCACTAACAAGCTCACCCACACCTCCACACAACCCTGCAGGAAGGTGACACTTGTAACCAAAgagctgctttgtgtgtgtgctgccaCACAGGCAGATTAGAAAAGGAGACGGGGACAGCTGACATGTAAATTGGTTCCATCATTTTTATGAAGTCATACATGTACAAAAAGAAACTGGCTATATTAGCAGATTAATTAGTCTAATATCCACATCTCCCAGCTCCagtctctttatttttcttaatatGGAGGCTTCATTTAAAGGGCAAGGTTTAAAAGGTTCAGAAAGgataatacagtaaaaacacaaggaaaactTTGGATAATGTGCTGCTTTAGTTGTGCTGAAACTCAGTATATGATGAATAAACCCATTTAAGGAAAAGTCATGTAATAAGACCCCCGTGGGTTTTATTTGAACAGTTATAAGAGCTAaaactttgtttcttttgtgcAGATAAAGCAGCAGCTGACGCCAACGCAGCAGCGTGGGCAGCGTACTACGCTCAGTACAGCCAGCAGCCACAGGCTCCCATGACCCCGACCAGCGGAGCGCCCGGCACCACTCAAGCCAATGGCCAAGGTAACCGAGGTGTTCCTCActtaaaacaaaagcagaaaacctCTTAGAGAAGAAGCAGAAAGTGTTTAGACAAGCTTAGTGTAGATCGCTAGATTTACTTTATAGTGTGCTGTGCTCATGTCATATTGGTGTTACTAACGAACACGAGTTGGTTTGGTTTCACCTCTTAAATGACTTTGCTTTTGCAGAGCagctttttaacttttttttttaacttttatttatttatttttttaaataccccaGGAACAGGGTAGTTTTCCTCCACCCACCCCTAGGCTGACAGCCCAACGCAGGCAGGTGGAGGACAAACTGCTGAGAATGATTGACTAATTACAAGTACCGTTTTCTTTAACAGGTGACCCACAGGCTGCAGGTCAGAGTGGACAGGCAGATTACACCAAGGCCTGGGAGGAATATTACAAGAAAATGGGTATATGAACGTAGTTTCAGTGTACACCTCTTAACACAAGACAGTCTAAACAGCCCTCAGCCATTTAGTCAGCTTCTTTTTCAGGCCTGGGTATTTGTGAGCATTACTAACCTGCTGTGGAGCGTTGTCAGTGTGTCTCCACTTTGACATTTGAGGCTGTGCTGTTTAGACTGCAACACTTTGACTATCTGCAGGACTGCTGTCGACACAGCCACCTTCATCAGCTCAGTGTAGATTATTTTCTAGACCAAGTTAGGACTTTATCCACACTGATGGCACAGTTTTCCATGTGCCATGAATGTTTTACcattactgtgtgtgtatgtttgtgtgtggagtTAAATGATGAATGTTTGACTTGTGGGTTATGGATATAAGCAATGTAGGAtcgttgtttttgttattggaTTCAGTTTGACATTTGAATGCTCTGACATGTTTCTCCTTTTCACTTTGCAGGTCAACAGAGTCAGCAACCTCAGGACTACACGAAAGCCTGGGAGGAGTATTACAAGAAACAAGGTGAGTGCTCGGGGCATCAAATCATCAAATGCTGTAGCTCACCTGCTATGCACATTTGTAGACATGTAACTACGTGTCAGACCAGGTGTGATTGACCTGTTCATTACTGTTTCTGCCTAcgcatttccagctactttttcTGCTGCTGGAAGAGAGAAACCACACCTTCAGTGTTTTAGAGGCAAAATTGCAGAGCAGTGCAGGCACACCACGCTTAAGTATGAATACTAGCAACGGCATTGGCTGCCTCGTAGACTACACACAAATTCAACACAGGAGATGAGCGTTAAGGCAGAGGTTTGGAATGCTTACTATTTTAGTATTAGAATCAACTGTAATATAACTAAGAAACCAAAGCCAGGTGTAACAATATTTCAACACTCCGCAGCGAGTTGTGGATGCTAGCATGGGAGATGCCAAGCTTACTGCTCCTACCACTGCTAACATGAGCCGAACTCTGCAAATAATCTGACGTtacgtgtgtgtttgcattgctGTACAAAGCTGCTGCATATTTCAGTCACACTTAAAACTTGAGTTAACAAGGAACGCGATTAAAGTTTGCACATAGTTCCTAATAGACGACTAGACGACTAATCGTCGCTGTTGTTGCTTATCGGTACTAGTCGGTTAGCTTAATTACTAAGGTTTTAATTGATAACCAGTGCCAATAAATGTTctgtcaccagatggagctgcagtcCTGACAtaattatagaaaaatgccGTAACTTTGTTAATCCTGGCCTGATActtttattaggtctaatattgttagttttttttttaagttttacaatGTAACCTGAAGCACACCTCCagagaaacacccttccttCCCTGCGTTTTTGGCTGCGTCCCCAAAGTTTGCtcaaagagggaaaaatgtgtttgcacctttttttaaaaaaaaaaaaaaaaaaaaaaaaaaaaaatggccacaACAAAGAGTAGAAcccaggaagggaaaaaaagacccAGCATTTTGTTTGTGTCAGCCAGCATCACatgtaaaacaccgggacacgaccgaaaggtaattaacacacgcagtACACCTGCACAACCAAACGCTGCAACATCGGCCACTTGCGTAGGTTATGCCGTAACTCTACAAAGACCCAGCtctgaagtctgaatcaggaggaagctggaagaggaggctgagggagagggaggtctgggctccacTGCTCAGGATAATAGGAAGAAAATGAATACATGTTTGTATTGATTTTGATGCATGCCATGAATTGTAGAACAACAAGCGTCGTTCAGAATTCTCATGTTTAGATGCATAaacagtttttgttgtagtAATGCGTTTTCATAAATTTAACATCAATTgagtttaagtttttttttgtttgtttttttttcttttccgttGTTTGGGGTGTAACATGCGCGGTGCCGctcagttaagcagcatttaaagtgcaatTCATTATAGAAGAACgcgattaatggtttcaaatggctttagacagtttttgatgttgtccattaaacaggcgtaaaaatt
This portion of the Archocentrus centrarchus isolate MPI-CPG fArcCen1 chromosome 17, fArcCen1, whole genome shotgun sequence genome encodes:
- the fubp1 gene encoding far upstream element-binding protein 1 isoform X1; the encoded protein is MADYSSVAPPSSNAGGGMNDAFKDALQRARQIAAKIGGDGVAAPPTNEFGYGGQKRPLEDAGGYFPMPNLNIDQPETKKVATNDDHLLAAFSGIGGMAGPPRSTSEEFKVPDGMVGFIIGRGGEQISRLQQESGCKIQIAPDSGGMPDRSVTLTGLPESIQTAKRLLTEIVEKGRPAPAFHHNDGPGMTVQEIMVPASKAGLVIGKGGETIKSLQERAGVKMVMIQDGPQNTGADKPLRISGEPFKVQQAKEMVMELIRDQGFREQRGEYGSRIGGDSLDVPVPRFAVGIVIGRNGEMIKKIQNDTGVRIQFKPDDGTTPDRIAQIMGPPDQAQHAAEIISDLLRSVQAGGPPGHGGGRGRGRGQGNWNMGPPGGLQEFTFTVPTIKTGLIIGKGGETIKGISQQSGARIELQRNPPPNADPNIKMFTVRGSPQQIDYARQLVEEKIGGPVTPMGGPHGPPGPHGGPGPHGPPGPPGPPGAPMGPYNPGPYNQGPPGPHGPPAPYQPQGWGNGYPHWQQGQPDPNKAAADANAAAWAAYYAQYSQQPQAPMTPTSGAPGTTQANGQGDPQAAGQSGQADYTKAWEEYYKKMGQQSQQPQDYTKAWEEYYKKQGQAAPQATAATAASQPGGQPDYSAAWAEYYRQQAAYYGTGNPQPMGAAPQAPQVHPSQ
- the fubp1 gene encoding far upstream element-binding protein 1 isoform X5, with the protein product MADYSSVAPPSSNAGGGMNDAFKDALQRARQIAAKIGGDGVAAPPTNEFGYGGQKRPLEDADQPETKKVATNDDHLLAAFSGIGGMAGPPRSTSEEFKVPDGMVGFIIGRGGEQISRLQQESGCKIQIAPDSGGMPDRSVTLTGLPESIQTAKRLLTEIVEKGRPAPAFHHNDGPGMTVQEIMVPASKAGLVIGKGGETIKSLQERAGVKMVMIQDGPQNTGADKPLRISGEPFKVQQAKEMVMELIRDQGFREQRGEYGSRIGGDSLDVPVPRFAVGIVIGRNGEMIKKIQNDTGVRIQFKPDDGTTPDRIAQIMGPPDQAQHAAEIISDLLRSVQAGGPPGHGGGRGRGRGQGNWNMGPPGGLQEFTFTVPTIKTGLIIGKGGETIKGISQQSGARIELQRNPPPNADPNIKMFTVRGSPQQIDYARQLVEEKIGGPVTPMGGPHGPPGPHGGPGPHGPPGPPGPPGAPMGPYNPGPYNQGPPGPHGPPAPYQPQGWGNGYPHWQQGQPDPNKAAADANAAAWAAYYAQYSQQPQAPMTPTSGAPGTTQANGQGQQSQQPQDYTKAWEEYYKKQGQAAPQATAATAASQPGGQPDYSAAWAEYYRQQAAYYGTGNPQPMGAAPQAPQVHPSQ
- the fubp1 gene encoding far upstream element-binding protein 1 isoform X4 is translated as MADYSSVAPPSSNAGGGMNDAFKDALQRARQIAAKIGGDGVAAPPTNEFGYGGQKRPLEDAGGYFPMPNLNIDQPETKKVATNDDHLLAAFSGIGGMAGPPRSTSEEFKVPDGMVGFIIGRGGEQISRLQQESGCKIQIAPDSGGMPDRSVTLTGLPESIQTAKRLLTEIVEKGRPAPAFHHNDGPGMTVQEIMVPASKAGLVIGKGGETIKSLQERAGVKMVMIQDGPQNTGADKPLRISGEPFKVQQAKEMVMELIRDQGFREQRGEYGSRIGGDSLDVPVPRFAVGIVIGRNGEMIKKIQNDTGVRIQFKPDDGTTPDRIAQIMGPPDQAQHAAEIISDLLRSVQAGGPPGHGGGRGRGRGQGNWNMGPPGGLQEFTFTVPTIKTGLIIGKGGETIKGISQQSGARIELQRNPPPNADPNIKMFTVRGSPQQIDYARQLVEEKIGGPVTPMGGPHGPPGPHGGPGPHGPPGPPGPPGAPMGPYNPGPYNQGPPGPHGPPAPYQPQGWGNGYPHWQQGQPDPNKAAADANAAAWAAYYAQYSQQPQAPMTPTSGAPGTTQANGQGQQSQQPQDYTKAWEEYYKKQGQAAPQATAATAASQPGGQPDYSAAWAEYYRQQAAYYGTGNPQPMGAAPQAPQVHPSQ
- the fubp1 gene encoding far upstream element-binding protein 1 isoform X3 codes for the protein MADYSSVAPPSSNAGGGMNDAFKDALQRARQIAAKIGGDGVAAPPTNEFGYGGQKRPLEDADQPETKKVATNDDHLLAAFSGIGGMAGPPRSTSEEFKVPDGMVGFIIGRGGEQISRLQQESGCKIQIAPDSGGMPDRSVTLTGLPESIQTAKRLLTEIVEKGRPAPAFHHNDGPGMTVQEIMVPASKAGLVIGKGGETIKSLQERAGVKMVMIQDGPQNTGADKPLRISGEPFKVQQAKEMVMELIRDQGFREQRGEYGSRIGGDSLDVPVPRFAVGIVIGRNGEMIKKIQNDTGVRIQFKPDDGTTPDRIAQIMGPPDQAQHAAEIISDLLRSVQAGGPPGHGGGRGRGRGQGNWNMGPPGGLQEFTFTVPTIKTGLIIGKGGETIKGISQQSGARIELQRNPPPNADPNIKMFTVRGSPQQIDYARQLVEEKIGGPVTPMGGPHGPPGPHGGPGPHGPPGPPGPPGAPMGPYNPGPYNQGPPGPHGPPAPYQPQGWGNGYPHWQQGQPDPNKAAADANAAAWAAYYAQYSQQPQAPMTPTSGAPGTTQANGQGDPQAAGQSGQADYTKAWEEYYKKMGQQSQQPQDYTKAWEEYYKKQGQAAPQATAATAASQPGGQPDYSAAWAEYYRQQAAYYGTGNPQPMGAAPQAPQVHPSQ
- the fubp1 gene encoding far upstream element-binding protein 1 isoform X2, with product MADYSSVAPPSSNAGGGMNDAFKDALQRARQIAAKIGGDGVAAPPTNEFGYGGQKRPLEDAGGYFPMPNLNIDQPETKKVATNDDHLLAAFSGIGGMAGPPRSTSEEFKVPDGMVGFIIGRGGEQISRLQQESGCKIQIAPDSGGMPDRSVTLTGLPESIQTAKRLLTEIVEKGRPAPAFHHNDGPGMTVQEIMVPASKAGLVIGKGGETIKSLQERAGVKMVMIQDGPQNTGADKPLRISGEPFKVQQAKEMVMELIRDQGFREQRGEYGSRIGGDSLDVPVPRFAVGIVIGRNGEMIKKIQNDTGVRIQFKPDDGTTPDRIAQIMGPPDQAQHAAEIISDLLRSVQAGGPPGHGGGRGRGRGQGNWNMGPPGGLQEFTFTVPTIKTGLIIGKGGETIKGISQQSGARIELQRNPPPNADPNIKMFTVRGSPQQIDYARQLVEEKIGGPVTPMGGPHGPPGPHGGPGPHGPPGPPGPPGAPMGPYNPGPYNQGPPGPHGPPAPYQPQGWGNGYPHWQQGQPDPNKAAADANAAAWAAYYAQYSQQPQAPMTPTSGAPGTTQANGQGDPQAAGQSGQADYTKAWEEYYKKMGQQSQQPQDYTKAWEEYYKKQGQAAPQATAATAASQPGGQPDYSAAWAEYYRQQAAYYGTGNPQPMGAAPQAPQGQ